From Rhodothermales bacterium, a single genomic window includes:
- a CDS encoding dihydrodipicolinate synthase family protein translates to MNWPNGFKRLIPAAYTPFHDDGTLHLDAIPALADLYRAGGIDATFIGGTTGEFASMTTEERLLLAEGWMAAARDDIQVLVHAGHTCQQDAVRIAAHAREIGAAGVSALAPYYFVAQGPEALAAFLEPVARAADPVPFYYYEIPSMTGFRHAPDRVFELLLERIPNFAGLKYSSPDLVRFQRCRPAAGADLDRYFGSDEMLLAAVAVGATGAIGSTYNYSAPLYARMLSAYAAGETNEARRLQRTSVDLVDVLVRFGGLSAGKALMALLGAPCGPVRPPLRPLAHAETRALYEALSGFEGFIRPLQFPAGYLP, encoded by the coding sequence ATGAACTGGCCCAACGGCTTTAAGCGACTCATCCCCGCCGCGTACACCCCCTTTCACGACGACGGAACGCTCCACCTCGACGCCATCCCCGCGCTGGCCGACCTCTACCGCGCCGGCGGCATCGATGCGACCTTCATCGGCGGGACGACGGGCGAATTCGCCTCGATGACGACCGAAGAGCGGCTCCTGCTCGCCGAAGGCTGGATGGCGGCGGCCCGGGACGACATCCAGGTGCTGGTCCATGCCGGCCACACCTGCCAGCAGGACGCCGTCCGGATCGCGGCCCACGCCCGGGAGATCGGCGCCGCCGGCGTATCGGCCCTGGCGCCCTACTACTTTGTCGCGCAGGGACCCGAGGCGCTTGCGGCGTTTCTCGAACCCGTCGCCCGCGCGGCCGACCCGGTGCCCTTCTATTATTACGAGATCCCGTCGATGACCGGCTTCCGCCACGCGCCGGACCGCGTTTTCGAGCTGCTGCTCGAACGCATCCCGAACTTCGCGGGGTTGAAGTATTCGAGCCCGGATCTCGTCCGTTTCCAGCGCTGCCGGCCGGCAGCCGGCGCAGACCTCGACCGCTATTTCGGATCCGACGAGATGCTGCTGGCGGCCGTCGCCGTCGGCGCCACCGGCGCTATCGGCAGCACCTACAACTACAGCGCCCCCCTGTATGCGCGGATGCTGTCCGCCTATGCCGCGGGCGAAACGAATGAAGCAAGACGACTTCAACGCACGTCGGTGGACCTCGTCGACGTCCTCGTGCGCTTCGGCGGCCTGTCCGCCGGCAAGGCGCTGATGGCGTTACTGGGCGCCCCGTGCGGCCCCGTGCGCCCCCCACTTCGACCGCTGGCGCACGCAGAGACGCGCGCGCTCTACGAAGCCCTGTCCGGCTTCGAAGGATTCATCCGCCCCCTCCAGTTTCCAGCCGGATACCTTCCATGA
- a CDS encoding sialidase family protein, translated as MHRLALLSIVLAACAHPADPPAPPLRFLDLSGDTARQTVVDRDPDHYLGHPTTVLLEDGRTMLAVFPEGHGKGAIALKRSEDGGRTWSERLPVPANWATSQETPTIHRVVDAAGVRRLIVFSGLYPIRMAVSDDDGRSWTPLEPIGDFGGIVAMSSLERLADGRYMALFHDDGRFIAGGGVADTFVVYKTLSSDGGLTWSRPEAIVSDSRAHLCEPGLIRSPDGREIAVLLRENSRQFRSFITFSRDEGATWTPPVELPASLTGDRHVARYATDGRLVITFRDQLKKGPTWGDWVAWVGTYDDLAAGRDGQYRVRLMDNHRDADCCYPGLERLGDGTFVTTTYGHWTPDAPPYVVSIHLTLDELDELAQRL; from the coding sequence ATGCACCGCCTCGCCCTGCTCAGTATCGTCCTCGCCGCCTGCGCGCACCCCGCCGACCCGCCGGCTCCACCGCTCCGTTTCCTCGACCTCAGCGGCGACACGGCGCGGCAGACTGTCGTGGATCGGGACCCGGATCACTATCTGGGACACCCCACGACCGTACTCCTCGAAGACGGCCGCACGATGCTGGCCGTGTTTCCGGAGGGGCACGGAAAAGGCGCCATCGCCCTGAAGCGCAGCGAGGATGGGGGCCGGACGTGGAGTGAGCGGCTCCCCGTGCCGGCGAACTGGGCGACATCGCAGGAGACGCCGACCATCCATCGCGTCGTCGATGCCGCCGGCGTCCGGCGTCTGATCGTCTTCTCCGGGCTCTATCCCATCCGGATGGCCGTGTCCGACGACGACGGTCGCAGCTGGACCCCTCTCGAGCCCATCGGCGACTTCGGGGGCATCGTCGCCATGTCCTCACTCGAACGACTCGCCGACGGCCGCTACATGGCGCTTTTCCACGATGACGGCCGTTTCATCGCCGGCGGCGGCGTAGCCGATACGTTCGTCGTCTATAAAACCCTCTCCTCGGACGGTGGGCTCACGTGGAGCCGGCCGGAAGCCATCGTGAGCGACTCGCGCGCTCATCTGTGCGAGCCCGGGCTCATCCGTTCGCCGGACGGCCGCGAAATCGCGGTGCTGCTGCGCGAGAACAGCCGGCAGTTTCGCTCCTTCATCACCTTTTCCCGGGACGAGGGCGCGACCTGGACGCCGCCCGTCGAGCTGCCGGCGTCCCTCACCGGCGACCGGCATGTGGCGCGGTACGCGACGGACGGGCGCCTCGTGATCACCTTCCGCGACCAACTCAAAAAGGGCCCCACCTGGGGCGACTGGGTCGCGTGGGTCGGCACCTACGACGACCTGGCCGCCGGCCGCGACGGGCAGTACCGCGTCCGCCTGATGGACAATCACCGCGATGCCGACTGCTGCTACCCGGGGCTCGAACGCCTCGGCGACGGCACCTTCGTCACCACCACGTACGGACACTGGACGCCCGACGCCCCGCCCTACGTGGTAAGCATCCACCTAACCCTCGACGAACTCGATGAACTGGCCCAACGGCTTTAA